From the Lytechinus variegatus isolate NC3 chromosome 5, Lvar_3.0, whole genome shotgun sequence genome, the window CTTGACACTGTCTATCTCAAGAATTCTAGCATTATTTATGTGTATAATGCACTTACTTGCAGTGCCATAAGCACCGAAAGGTGAACCTGTGCGCTACAAAAGTAGCCACTATTACCATTTGTTATTGAGATAGGCTCTTACCTCCTACGAAGCGTACTCCGATCCACCAAGTGAAAGGCATAATGGCATGATGAAATACATGCAGAAACGATATCTGGGCCTTCTTCTTCCGAAGTATAAAGAAGAactaaaatttgaataataaaatatatatatgttgagAATTATCACAACTTCACTCCAAGGGGAATCAATCCTACGATCCACttgattttaatacaaatataataatgagAGATGAAACATCAATGAAGTTTTCACAAAAATCCTTCAAAGAATATCTGAGCTCtgaattttcaatgttttcattttgtgacatcacttgcgagcacccccccccaaaaaaaaatccattgcttttttctttttaatagatattttgtttgtaatgaattatttaattttattcctTCAAATCTGAAGAGACTAATTTGTCTTATTAATCAACCCTAAGTTAAATGACGATAGAGAGAGAGCGctgcatacatgtaatgtatcaCTTGTCAACTTAATACTCAAACAAATGGAAAGCCACTGGCAGTCTCGTATGCATTACATAATTCAATATACAGTGTGTatccaaaaaaaagtttgcactTAGATTATACATTTTGCactaaaattatacatttgtaatatcctgaagatttttccacattttaacattggtacatatccatttaagcaaacaacgatataactgtcaaaaaatatttccgcatGAGAGCACCATTTACTTTTGAAGTTAGTGCAAAATGATTtgcacagaactttgaaatagttatgcgaatacaAGTAGACCTtcatcatgaagaacacgtggaatttagctggtaaaattgatttgaagacatctttaacctttttaaacttgtttccttgcccaaaacaatttgaagagagaattgcgccccaccccacttctccacacaccgaggccttcgtgacgatatttgctttacgttgagctgtgatttacatgaaatgacttaggcttgattttcattttgttaatcattgtcaagcttggaatgaaatgtaaacccactttaaatgataaaactttataaaaaaatgctggacatgtctgatataaacttttattcAGATTCAGCTtagtcctcagatccagctgacaAAAAAGGGTTAATTGTGTGCTTTacaagtgttgaaatttcaatttgtgtggcaaaattgttacaaaaaagcttgaatgtacatgtatctatttttttgtattgactaaaagtgcaaggaaaatgcatgagaaatgtttcgcagggttagtttgattttgcccctttccccttgacacagcgtgaaaatgagcatttctgcgcaaacagatttctgtgaactttacaaaaatggacagtgctcactcaagtgtaacattctgtcaaaacttttactttcatttgataaatgAGACCCATACCCAAGattatacatgaaaaaaaaaatacccacatgttgtatatttcttaattcCCATGGCtgtttcaaagtgtaaacttttttttatacacactgtataGCAACATTGTGGACTTTGAAAACGGACTAGGATatatcatttttcacaaaaacataTTCTTTTAATAATCAAATACTAAGTGTGTTGACATCAAATGACCTTCTCCCAGTGACCAGAAATTTGATTTGCCTATTTTTAACTTATGCAACAGGCTTAAACTATCTTGAAAGTAACAAAATCTAAAGTTAAccctggttaaaattttgctgTTGATACCACCATGAGCTCAACATTCATTGAACTTGATAATGTGACCTGGAACTTAAGCCAAATGATgggtaatacttgattacctttatGTCCAAGCTTTATGAAATAAGTCCTTATACTTTTGAAGATATGATAACCTAGGTTTAGATTACAAGGTTGATGTGTGCACTATTGGTTGCCATTATAATTGATCAGTACATTATCATACATGTTGTAGAGAATTCACAAACTCCTAAttcattaattacatgtatattcttacAATGATTCTTGAATGTTAAGTTTTAATATATgttggaaaataaattaaatttcattccaaaataatttctgttcattgcacatacatgtacatgcaattcaCATGAATCCAGCTTTAGATGTTTCgattgaaataataaattttaccTAAATACATGTTTGCATTATTGCAGTATGGATGtgtaaaatatatctttgacttttttctatttctttctcttacACCATCATtttccccccctctctctcttccacatTCCCAATTCTTAtttcctttccattttctttcctgctctctctctttcacattCCCAATTCTTATctcctttccattttctttcctgCTCTCTCTCTTCCACATTCCCAATTCTTATctcctttccattttctttcctgCTCTCTCTCTTCCACATTCCCAATTCTTATctcctttccattttctttcctgCTCTCTCTTCCACATTCCCAATTCTTATctcctttccattttctttcctgCTCTCTCTCTTCCACATTCCCAATTCTTATctcatttccattttctttcctgTTCTCTCAATGGGAAAATTCAAACCATGATAAAGCAATCATCTTTAAAAGCAAAATCTAAGACCTATGGTTCTCTTTATTTTCCATTTATATGGAATTTATTATgattgaaatatacatgtacatgtataatcaaagTCTAAAGCAGTGTGATATTCAAcggaatattttgaaaatttttagggggttttaatttctttccaacattttttttacacttttgatCTAACAGTCACAGTCACTACAGTTAACTGTAGTGACTAGGCCCTAGTTCATAATTATGTCAAGGAAGCACGtccaaaataaatgtaaatgacaGCATAGTAATTGACATTTTATGGAATCTTTATGAAAAATGGGGAAGCTGCTCAAATCattatgtgacatcacaaaatcaaaataaatattaaaaaaatctataaatctGGTGTTTTCACATTGATTTTAACCAAACCAtaacatatattttcttttttttaataattaaaatattcaagaaaGGCTATTCACATCTGTATCATAGCCCTTTAAATTGAAAAACTTGTGTGGAACATAAACATGAACAACAAACCATAACAACATTAATATATAAAACCATATGGGAAAAAATCCATCATGCataatttataaacaaatatcattTCAGGTGCTACAAACATGATACTGGGGTTAACTTTCCTTTTAAATCATAAGTATTACTTACTGTGTCCCACATCTCAATGAATTTGGAGAAGTAAAACCACCAGCATACATTGAGCATctgaagagggagagaggatacaagattgtttgtttaaaaaaaaaactgctttATATCAATCATTTCAACAAGAGAGAAATCACACTTCATCGTGAATTACTTGCAATAACCTATACCATGAAAATACATCAAGTTTTCTGCCTCTTTCATTGATAgataaattgaatttattgaatACTTTGATAAACTGTAAATgcatatgacatttcaaactaaaataacattttatctCCAACAAGgtaatataaaatatcatatcccccttatgaatattcattagtatTCTAGATAAACGATTGATCAATTTgtgataaaatataatttcaataagaAAACACATTGCTGCAAATAGCTCTAGCCTACACAGGGACTGACAGCTTGACAGGTCTACGTTGTAGGACTAGGTCCAGCAACATTAGAACTGGTCTAGTTTGGTTACATATCAGCAAGGACTTGGTCTACAAGaggtatacaaaaaaaatacgtcAGGCAATTCCTGCTAAAGCATAGAGTGGAAATTGTTAACCCTATGTTGGACTGGCAATCTATTTCAGGGAAAACAGtaattgccagtccaacctcagataaatatttctgactatactttctcaaagcctgatatatttgttgcTATAATCCACAAGTTAACAGCCATACAAGTATTATTACTTACTGTCATTGCCCGAGGGCTATTGCTATAATCCATAAGTTAACAGCCATACAAGTATTATTACTTACTGTCATTGCCCGAGGGCTGTTGCTATAATCCACAAGTTAACAGCCATACAAGTATTATTACTTACTGTCATTGCCCGAGGGCTATTGCTATAATCCACAAGTTAACAGCCATACAAGTATTATTACTTACTGTCATTGCCTGAGGGCTGTTGCTATAATCCGCAAGTTAACAGCCATACAAGTATTATTACTTACTGTCATTGCCTGAGGGCTGTTGCTATAATCCGCAAGTTAACAGCCATACAAGTATTATTACTTACTATCATTGCCTGAGGGCTGTTGCTATAATCCGCAAGTTAACAGCCATACAAGTATTATTACTTACTGTCATTGCCTGAGGGCTGTTGCTATAATCCACAAGTTAACAGCCATACGAGTATTATTACTTACTGTCATTGCCTGAGGGCTGTTGCTATAATCCACAAGTTGACAGCCATAAGTGTAGCCATTCAACCAGCCTCCACGACCAAACTGGGGATCATAATGTTGGAAATAGACCtattaaatttcatgaaatacatgttcaattcaaattcattaatcctttaacttttttcttaaaaaaaaataactagtGAACATTATTTAGAATTATGCATTCTGttctcagtaaaaaaaattttaaaaataaaataaaaggagaCCCTTGATATTAAAGCTCAAATTATACAGGAAAAAAGACTTGAATAATGAAATGCTGGTTGGTTTAATGGTTTCAAAATTACATTGTTCAGAATTTAATCAAATGACCACCCATGACTCCGTATACCTGCTTaaggattttggaagaaattgtgtaattgctgagaaattagcaaaataagcaagaAATGTGAGCACAATTTTcttcgaaaacaaaaataatactttcccacatgtgcttatctgtgttggtgttCTTCAGTGTGATAGTTTTTCAGCTTAAGATTTCATGAGTTCAAAAATGTAAATGCAGCAGATCAAGATAATGTAGTGACAATCAGACTCATAATACTgcatttactttcatttatcttaaaaGTGGTATTCCCACAAGATTGGATGGACAGTCTGGACACAGCCAAAAGACTCCTAAACCCATAACAAGTTTCAAGAACAGATTTAGACACTTTTTTGGCAATTACCTCAAGAAAAGAATGTGAACTAAAACTAAAAGCTCTAATTCCAAACTGAAGCTGACAAGTGATACACACGTGAAACGCCCAATTCCACTCTAATTTTTGTGTAATAAATGAATTAAGTGACCTATATGTCATGTGTCATGAGGTCGCCTACTTTTCACTCTAATTTTTGTGTAATAAATGAATTaagtgacctacatgtatatgtcatgTGTCATGAGGTCGCCTACTTTTGCATTACATGGTGATTTTTGCATACAACCTATCCTAGTAAAAGTATATTTTCTGAAAGAAAATTGCTTAATGAACCCAATATCCACTCAGAGAAGGTGTAAGACATAAATGTTATATTGtgttgaatagaaaaaaaattaataattttttgtttctcttATTTGTGATCAATATGTAATTTGTATAATCCACCTATGaccaaaataatcatattcCAATACAGTACAGAGccagaccttttttttttgataaaaaataaagaaatgtataTAGCCTATTATTTTGTGTcttattattgtttgtattcCCATTATTTGGTGGATATATCTACTTTGTGCATCTGGCATAAGGTACTATAAaccaatttcaaagaaattataaGAACATTTTGACCAAATAACGCTTCAAAGCTTGTGGGCATTTTCACCACAGATGGACACagagacaaaaaaatcaagttgaTATTCTTGTCAAATGCtttatgttttttaataatACAAGACCTGAAGTTTCTGAGACAAAATTTTTTTCCGGCTCTGGCagccattttttatttcaaaatggctgccaaagtaTGGATACAAATTAGTGTTGAAAATAGTATATTGatacataatttgttttgacAGATTTTTAAGAACAGGTTTGATCATGATGTTTTCGCCTGTGATTTAGCTTGCTATTATAACACTTTTTAAAATCCCACAGAAAGAAACACCAGTAATTCATTCAActgataaaaaaacattgatgaaatatgtgatatggtatgtaatgtcagttaccgaaaacatgaactttttttctcatttcttgGAAAAGAGGATATATTATATGAAACTTGATACATTTCCTCTCTAGGTAACACCCCTCCCTTCTACACCTAAATCAAAGATTACCAATTAACAATGAAGCCATAGGGTACCATTGAATATATGTAATGTCAGTTACCAAGTGGAAAATGTAATGTCAGTTACTGATATATGTAATATCAGTTACCATGATAAAACGTTGGTTACCAATATTGAAATGCAAATATGTGGTCAATTTTATGgtgaagaaatattgtatacttgTTATTCAAGTCTTACACTTTAAAAGTCACACCAGAAGGAGCTTGCTATTGTATTGCCTAAATCTGCAATATTTTTAAGCTTAACATTGTGATGAAGGGGATTTCCAGGGTCCCTTTTTTAGTTTCTAGGATTCTTTTGAGCATTGCCTCGCTAAAAGTATATTCCTGGTTTTTATGCCTGTTAGTAGTGTGGATGTGtgatacaatttttgtttttggtttaCAAGTATAGatgaaaagtgaaatttgaCAGTTCTGATCAATGTTGCATGGATCTACTaaaactgtgtttttttttctaatttacaAATAGTTCAGTTTCAGATTAGAAGCTGgagtttatttttttgttgacagcttaaaaaagaaattagcaaagaaaatgatttaaaaaattatgaagagAATAAAAATCAGACAGATATGAACAAGCATTGCTTGCACTGACCAAAAtagaaatcaataaaactaCATGGCTGCATGTGATTCCGGGGAGGGGTACATGTAGCGTAGGGGAGGAGACCCTTATTCATTTTGCCTTTTTTGAGGGGAGAGGGAGGTTGGAGAAGGAAAAGGTTTAAAAAGTCAATAAAAAACTGAATATATTATGGGTGTATAGTCAGAAAAATCCATGTGTACAGTCAATGCAATATTAAATTACTATAGGAAAACATGTAGCTgctatgacccccccccccccccgagtaagtaaaacatacatttcttatcTTTTGATAATTAAGAATGTGAAGTATTATGAAacttttatgattttaaaaagccTCACATATAAGTACCAAGGAAATTATGCCTTTGAAGATCATATAGCACTGGTAAATGTTAATGTGTATTGTCAGTTACCGAcaagtaatgataaaaaatgttcaaatcaaagaaaggaattaagaaaaagaaaaagttttcTCATTGAAGTGTTCCTAGAAACTCGGGTATACTTCCACACCAAGCTCATTTTCATGTGAAGCCCTGCACAGAATATACAATGCAATGATTCCACACATTTGACTTCCATGTGTTATCTCTATGGCAAATTAAGTGTAATGTCAGTTACCGTAATGTCAGTTACCAGCATGGTTGCGGAAAAATTATCATAGCCCCCAAAATACAAAAACgaattgtttaatattttgacacatCTTAACCTAGTAACGGAGGTATATTtacatattcaaattattactcTATCTACTAAGGGACAtgagatattttaattttaatgaaCACCCTAAAATTGCATGTCCTTTTTCGTAATGTCAGTTACCGACACATTTTTGCTTGCTGATGCGTAGAAAAATGTGGTTACATAGAAAAACTTAGTATCAGAGTATACAGCAAGGTTCACTTTATTAACTCTATCAAAAGCAAACTCccatcatttgttgttttagagatacacacaatgaaaggtGTGAAAACATTGTGCAGTGTAATGTCAGTTACCGTGAAAATGCCCTTATGCACTAATTGTTGGTCTAAATGTCTCTGAACTGTGTAATCTGACCTTTAAGATCTGCAACATCACCAAGAATCACTTTCATCCTACAGAATACAGGgtaaatcactttttttttaattattgatttACATCACTTCCATTTAAACAAGTTCAAAtgattgacaatttttttgtggcagtttttttttaatcatctttACATCATCAAAAgatcaaaacatgaataaatcctTCATATCTACTCAGAACAATTGAAATCAAGTTAATAAAATTCAGGCTAATCTTGAACAAGTagagtgcctctggcagtctcacctgcatcacacgattgaatatagcagcagtgctgactttgaaaactactttaaaatagttattcacaaaaaacaccattcatataatgatacaatactacgttcattgacaataaatattTGACATTGATCATGCCACCTAAGACTCGTCAGTGACACTTGATagatatccacattttataaaaagATAGACTTTGAAAGTTTTGACACCAAtataataattacctccaaaatggcctaagttcaatgaccttaaatgacctttgactttggtcatgtgacctgaaactcgcatgagatgttcagtgatacttgattaccgttatcttatgtccaagtgacctgaaatgcgcacaggatgttcagtgatacttgattactcttatgtccaagtttcatgaatcagatccataaacttttaaagttatgatggtaattccatagatacccccaatttggctaaagttcattgacccttaatgacctttgaccctggtcatgtgacttgaaactcaaactgaatgttcagtaatacttgattaatcctatggccaagtttcatttaCTAGATCCGTAtcctttctaagttatgctgtcatttcaaaaaacttaaccttcagttACATGTAAGACTTGGTGATGGCGTCgggaaagcggcgcctatagtctcactctgctatgcaggtgagacaaaaaccaaagATGTACATGTCGCTTAGACCCTACTccactttaaaggacaagtccacccaacaacaaattgtttttaaaaaagggaaaaaaattgaagtatagcactataaatttcatcaaaatcagatgtaaaataaggaagttat encodes:
- the LOC121415013 gene encoding elongation of very long chain fatty acids protein 7-like isoform X1 gives rise to the protein MAQVIQEYLQRWDQFVDKHKDPRVDDWLLMDSVWPGTFLVLVYLFIVWVGPKLMEKRQPFQLREVLMAYNFAMVLLSLYMVIDVYFQHYDPQFGRGGWLNGYTYGCQLVDYSNSPQAMTMLNVCWWFYFSKFIEMWDTFFFILRKKKAQISFLHVFHHAIMPFTWWIGVRFVGGKSLSQ
- the LOC121415013 gene encoding elongation of very long chain fatty acids protein 7-like isoform X2: MAQVIQEYLQRWDQFVDKHKDPRVDDWLLMDSVWPGTFLVLVYLFIVWVGPKLMEKRQPFQLREVLMAYNFAMVLLSLYMVIDFGRGGWLNGYTYGCQLVDYSNSPQAMTMLNVCWWFYFSKFIEMWDTFFFILRKKKAQISFLHVFHHAIMPFTWWIGVRFVGGKSLSQ